Proteins encoded together in one Thalassotalea crassostreae window:
- a CDS encoding trypsin-like peptidase domain-containing protein: protein MKLNSTLSYILRATGFGILIAIILLVLFPDLRSSNGVSIDLFKGQNKKPKPVSYSLAVARAAPAVVNIYSETLETVNQYQSMPVQRVKLGSGVIMDSNGYILTNYHVIRNANLITVVMSDSTRLSAELIGTDVHTDLAVLKVQASNLPVIPVDDNLTPLVGDVVLAIGNPLNLGQTITQGIISATGRTGLSSTSYREFLQMDAAINDGNSGGALVNSNGDLVGITTAQFKRSNPQVNVQGIFFAVPYQLAKKVMRSLISNGRVIRGWLGVSSNTYSRMFNGFIIDSVTANSPADSAGLQKNDVVTKIADLNISSINQALDIVAETAPGETLDFTVLRDNKVIIVSVVIREFR from the coding sequence TTGAAGCTTAACTCTACCCTATCCTATATTTTACGTGCTACTGGGTTTGGTATCTTAATTGCCATTATCTTATTGGTGCTATTTCCTGATTTACGTAGTAGCAACGGCGTATCCATTGACTTATTTAAAGGACAAAATAAAAAGCCTAAACCAGTGTCTTATTCACTTGCTGTGGCACGTGCTGCACCTGCTGTAGTAAATATATATTCAGAAACACTGGAAACAGTAAATCAATATCAAAGCATGCCTGTACAAAGAGTGAAATTAGGCTCTGGTGTTATTATGGATAGCAATGGCTACATCCTTACTAATTACCATGTGATCCGCAATGCTAATTTAATCACAGTGGTAATGAGTGACTCCACTCGACTCAGCGCTGAATTAATAGGAACTGATGTCCATACTGATTTAGCAGTTTTGAAAGTACAAGCAAGCAATTTACCGGTGATTCCGGTCGACGACAATTTAACTCCTTTAGTGGGTGACGTTGTACTTGCCATTGGTAACCCATTAAATCTTGGACAAACAATAACTCAAGGTATAATTAGCGCTACTGGCCGAACAGGATTAAGTAGCACAAGCTACCGTGAATTTTTACAAATGGATGCTGCTATCAATGATGGTAACTCCGGTGGTGCTCTAGTAAACAGTAATGGCGATTTAGTCGGTATTACTACAGCTCAATTTAAGCGTTCTAATCCACAAGTGAATGTACAAGGTATATTCTTTGCCGTCCCATATCAGTTAGCTAAAAAAGTAATGCGCAGTTTAATCAGTAATGGCCGAGTTATCCGAGGTTGGCTCGGTGTAAGCTCTAATACTTATAGTAGAATGTTTAATGGCTTTATTATTGACTCGGTGACCGCAAATAGCCCTGCCGATAGTGCAGGTTTACAAAAAAATGACGTGGTTACCAAAATTGCCGATTTAAACATTAGTTCAATTAACCAAGCGCTCGATATTGTTGCTGAAACAGCGCCAGGTGAAACTCTAGATTTCACTGTTCTACGTGACAATAAAGTAATCATAGTGAGCGTTGTAATAAGAGAGTTTAGATAA
- the epsC gene encoding serine O-acetyltransferase EpsC, with product MTGLLKGESNFSSHLFDQQQRFNRKVPSMIKAQKFTEDLLNFFFPFKTDSSYTQAQIELNLAQLQLNFKDLVAPLKEDLPDSEHNICEAFFDKLPYIYTALIKEAENFISFDPAADSVESVILYYPGFQAIAVFRLAHELFKLNVPFLPRMMSEYAHSTTGVDIHPGATIGKNFFIDHATGIVIGETTNIGNNVKLYQGVTLGALYVEKGMEGKKRHPTLEDNVIVYSGTTILGGETIVGKNTIVGGNVWLTKSVPANSVVYHESKTVVRDNKPKNDPIDFVI from the coding sequence ATGACAGGTTTATTGAAAGGGGAGAGCAACTTTTCAAGCCATCTATTTGATCAGCAACAACGCTTTAATCGTAAAGTGCCATCAATGATCAAAGCGCAAAAGTTTACCGAGGATTTGTTGAATTTCTTCTTTCCATTCAAAACGGACAGCAGTTATACGCAAGCACAAATTGAATTAAATCTAGCTCAATTGCAACTAAATTTTAAGGATCTTGTTGCTCCTCTAAAGGAAGACTTGCCTGATTCAGAGCATAATATTTGTGAAGCATTTTTTGATAAATTACCTTATATATATACGGCATTAATCAAAGAAGCTGAAAATTTTATCAGCTTTGATCCTGCGGCAGATTCAGTTGAAAGCGTCATCTTGTATTATCCTGGATTTCAAGCCATTGCAGTATTTCGACTAGCCCATGAACTATTTAAATTGAATGTACCGTTTTTACCGCGAATGATGTCTGAATACGCTCATAGTACAACAGGTGTGGATATTCATCCTGGCGCAACCATAGGTAAAAACTTTTTCATCGATCACGCAACAGGCATTGTGATAGGCGAAACGACGAATATTGGCAACAATGTAAAACTCTACCAAGGGGTAACTCTTGGAGCACTTTATGTTGAAAAAGGAATGGAAGGTAAAAAACGACACCCGACATTAGAAGACAATGTCATTGTTTATTCGGGTACTACCATTTTAGGTGGAGAAACGATAGTCGGTAAAAATACCATTGTCGGTGGTAACGTTTGGCTGACAAAAAGTGTTCCTGCTAATAGCGTGGTTTATCACGAAAGTAAAACCGTGGTTAGGGACAATAAACCGAAAAATGATCCAATAGATTTTGTTATCTAA
- a CDS encoding STAS domain-containing protein, giving the protein MTMASFSISAAENNRYVINGELIRQSINGKQDKHFKELTQHKNQNLDLSGINKIDTAGLAWLIALFEEAQRKQIEISYSQPPLELVKLAKLSGIENLLPIVNE; this is encoded by the coding sequence ATGACTATGGCTTCCTTTAGTATTTCTGCTGCAGAAAATAATCGCTATGTTATTAATGGAGAATTGATTCGTCAAAGCATTAATGGCAAACAAGATAAACACTTCAAAGAGCTAACTCAGCATAAAAATCAAAATCTTGATTTATCAGGAATTAATAAGATTGATACTGCAGGTTTGGCTTGGTTAATCGCCTTGTTTGAAGAAGCACAAAGAAAACAAATTGAAATTAGTTATTCACAACCACCATTGGAATTGGTTAAACTCGCCAAATTAAGTGGTATAGAGAATCTTTTACCAATTGTAAACGAATAA
- the cysK gene encoding cysteine synthase A — MKYDNVLATIGNTPAVKVNRLFSGHNNVWVKSERYNPGGSIKDRIALAMINDAEDQGVLNAESVIIEPTSGNTGIGLAMVAAVKGYRLILVMPESMSVERRAIMAAYGAEFELTPKELGMKGAIAKAEELASETKNSWIPSQFSNPSNPNVHANTTAEEIIADFPDGVDYLITGVGTGGHLSGVARVLKAKWPNIKVFAVEPELSPVISGGDPGPHPLQGIGAGFIPENLDTGLLDGAIKVSKDDAFLYAQRSAKEEAMFVGLSSGATLAAIASKLGEIDKDATVIGFNYDTGERYLSVEGLF; from the coding sequence ATGAAATACGATAATGTTTTAGCGACAATAGGTAACACCCCTGCTGTCAAAGTAAACCGACTATTTTCAGGTCATAATAACGTATGGGTTAAATCTGAAAGATATAATCCTGGGGGCAGCATTAAAGACCGTATCGCATTGGCTATGATTAATGATGCTGAAGACCAAGGCGTTTTAAATGCTGAGTCTGTGATTATTGAACCGACATCAGGTAATACTGGTATTGGTTTAGCTATGGTTGCGGCAGTTAAAGGCTATCGATTGATTTTAGTAATGCCTGAGTCGATGAGTGTTGAGCGAAGAGCTATTATGGCCGCTTACGGAGCCGAGTTTGAATTGACACCTAAAGAGCTAGGTATGAAAGGTGCTATTGCTAAAGCTGAAGAGCTTGCAAGCGAAACGAAAAACTCTTGGATACCATCGCAATTCTCTAACCCTTCAAACCCAAACGTACATGCAAATACCACTGCTGAAGAAATCATTGCTGATTTCCCAGATGGTGTTGACTATTTAATTACTGGTGTTGGTACTGGTGGCCATCTTTCTGGTGTTGCTCGTGTGTTAAAAGCGAAATGGCCAAATATCAAAGTGTTCGCCGTTGAGCCTGAGTTATCGCCAGTGATAAGTGGTGGTGATCCTGGCCCTCATCCTCTACAAGGTATTGGCGCAGGTTTTATTCCTGAAAACCTTGATACTGGTTTACTCGATGGCGCAATTAAAGTGTCTAAAGATGACGCGTTTTTATATGCACAGCGTTCGGCTAAAGAAGAGGCAATGTTTGTTGGATTATCTTCTGGTGCTACATTAGCTGCGATTGCTAGTAAACTTGGTGAAATCGATAAAGACGCAACTGTAATTGGTTTTAACTATGATACTGGTGAGCGTTACCTATCTGTTGAAGGTTTATTTTAA
- a CDS encoding BolA family protein, whose amino-acid sequence MEVADIENLLNEALKLDELHVTFDGSQCKIIAVADMFDELSRVKKQQVVYAPLSDAINQGTIHAVTIKTFSTAQWQREKMFNLPT is encoded by the coding sequence GTGGAAGTAGCCGATATTGAAAACTTGCTTAATGAAGCATTAAAGTTAGACGAGTTGCATGTAACATTTGATGGCTCGCAATGTAAGATCATCGCCGTTGCCGATATGTTTGATGAATTAAGTCGAGTTAAAAAACAACAAGTAGTCTATGCACCATTAAGTGATGCAATCAACCAAGGGACTATTCACGCCGTAACAATCAAAACATTCTCTACTGCCCAGTGGCAACGAGAGAAAATGTTTAACCTACCAACCTAA
- the murA gene encoding UDP-N-acetylglucosamine 1-carboxyvinyltransferase, with product MEAFRINSGSQLNGDVTISGAKNAALPILFATILAETPLTINNVPRLNDIETTSKLLSELGAKVNWSAENSLAIDASEIANCLAPYELVKTMRASILVLGPLLARFGHAEVSLPGGCAIGARPVDLHIQGLKLMGADISVENGYIIAKNEGRLQGATIFMDTVSVTGTANILMAATLAEGTTIIENAAREPEIVDLADFLNLMGAKISGAGSDTLTIEGVESLRGADYAVMPDRIETGTFLVAAAVTGGKIRCVNTQPHALEAVIAKLQEAGANVECGSDWISLEMTQRPKAVNIRTAPHPAFPTDMQAQFVTLNAIAEGTATTVETIFENRFMHVPELQRMGADIRLEGNTAISTGVEQLTSAQVMATDLRASASLVIAGLVAEGETIVDRIYHIDRGYQQIENKLRKLGANIERYTVS from the coding sequence TTGGAAGCATTTCGTATAAATAGTGGCAGTCAACTAAATGGCGACGTTACTATTAGCGGCGCAAAAAATGCCGCATTGCCTATTTTATTTGCAACGATTTTAGCGGAAACCCCGTTAACTATTAATAATGTACCTAGGCTAAATGATATTGAAACAACGAGTAAGTTGTTATCAGAACTCGGAGCTAAGGTAAACTGGTCTGCTGAAAACTCTTTAGCCATTGATGCATCAGAAATTGCTAATTGTTTGGCTCCTTATGAGCTTGTTAAAACAATGCGCGCCTCTATTTTAGTGTTGGGTCCGTTATTAGCTCGCTTTGGTCATGCGGAAGTTTCATTACCTGGTGGCTGTGCAATTGGTGCTAGACCGGTTGATCTGCATATTCAAGGCCTTAAATTAATGGGTGCTGATATCAGTGTAGAAAATGGCTATATCATTGCTAAGAATGAAGGCCGTTTGCAAGGTGCTACCATTTTCATGGACACAGTAAGTGTTACTGGTACTGCAAATATATTAATGGCTGCTACCTTAGCAGAAGGTACGACAATAATTGAGAATGCTGCGCGTGAGCCTGAAATTGTTGATTTGGCTGACTTCCTTAATTTAATGGGAGCCAAAATATCTGGTGCTGGTTCAGATACTCTAACTATTGAAGGCGTTGAGTCACTGCGTGGCGCTGATTACGCTGTAATGCCTGATAGAATCGAGACTGGTACCTTTTTAGTTGCTGCGGCGGTCACTGGTGGAAAGATTCGTTGTGTGAATACGCAACCACATGCATTAGAAGCTGTAATTGCTAAACTGCAAGAAGCTGGCGCAAATGTTGAGTGTGGTAGCGACTGGATTTCACTGGAAATGACGCAGCGTCCAAAAGCCGTTAACATTCGAACTGCTCCGCATCCTGCATTTCCCACCGATATGCAAGCACAATTTGTCACCCTAAATGCGATAGCTGAAGGCACTGCAACAACGGTTGAAACTATATTTGAAAATCGCTTCATGCATGTACCTGAATTACAACGTATGGGGGCCGACATAAGATTGGAAGGTAACACTGCTATTTCAACAGGTGTCGAACAACTAACATCAGCTCAGGTGATGGCAACTGACTTACGCGCGTCGGCAAGTCTTGTTATTGCCGGCTTAGTTGCTGAAGGTGAAACAATTGTTGATCGTATCTACCATATCGATAGAGGCTACCAACAAATAGAGAATAAGCTGCGAAAACTTGGTGCTAATATCGAACGTTACACCGTTAGTTAA